One segment of Micromonospora parathelypteridis DNA contains the following:
- a CDS encoding shikimate dehydrogenase, producing the protein MTPEDDDHRFLVGLIGSGIRSSLSPALHEREADELGLRCLYRLLDLAERGVPPSAVDEVLTAVRMAGFDGVNITHPVKQLVLTHLDAVSPDAAAVGAVNTVVFTGGKAVGHNTDMPGFARGFSSGLPDAALERVVLLGAGGAGAAVAHALLALGAGSVHILDTDVGRSTALARSVADRFGAGRAVAAPLTAVADELGAADGLVHATPTGMEGHPGLPVAPALLRPELWVAEVVYRPLETELMTAARARGCRVLDGGRMVVFQAAYAFQLFTGVEPDVGRMLRHFDVLVHQQGRRNSHAHRAP; encoded by the coding sequence ATGACCCCGGAGGACGACGACCACCGCTTCCTCGTAGGCCTGATCGGTTCGGGGATCCGATCATCGCTGAGCCCAGCCCTGCATGAGCGGGAGGCCGACGAGCTCGGGCTTCGGTGCCTGTATCGCCTGCTCGACCTCGCCGAACGTGGGGTGCCTCCCAGCGCCGTCGACGAGGTCCTCACCGCGGTCCGGATGGCCGGGTTCGACGGTGTCAACATCACGCACCCCGTCAAACAGCTGGTGCTCACACACCTCGACGCGGTGTCGCCCGACGCCGCCGCGGTTGGCGCGGTCAACACGGTCGTGTTCACCGGCGGAAAAGCGGTAGGGCACAACACCGACATGCCCGGCTTCGCCCGCGGTTTCAGCAGTGGCCTCCCGGACGCGGCCCTGGAGCGTGTGGTGTTACTCGGTGCCGGCGGCGCCGGCGCCGCCGTCGCGCACGCACTGCTTGCCCTGGGCGCGGGTTCGGTGCACATCCTCGACACCGACGTCGGGCGCAGCACCGCGCTGGCTCGGTCCGTGGCCGACCGGTTCGGCGCCGGGAGAGCGGTCGCCGCGCCCCTCACCGCCGTGGCGGACGAGCTGGGCGCGGCCGACGGGCTCGTCCACGCCACCCCAACCGGCATGGAGGGCCATCCTGGGCTGCCCGTCGCCCCGGCGCTACTGCGCCCCGAGCTGTGGGTGGCCGAGGTCGTTTACCGACCACTGGAGACGGAGCTGATGACCGCGGCACGGGCGCGGGGGTGCCGGGTGCTCGACGGCGGACGAATGGTGGTCTTCCAGGCCGCGTACGCGTTCCAGCTTTTCACCGGAGTAGAGCCGGACGTGGGGCGGATGCTGCGTCACTTCGACGTCCTCGTTCACCAACAGGGGAGGCGGAATTCCCATGCGCACCGCGCACCGTGA